CGACGGCAAAATGGTCCCAAACCCTTACAAAAAATGGTCAGATATTGACGCATCATTGCCTTCGTTGAAAATTGAAGTTCTTGGGCCGCCTCCAACATCAGGCACGCGTGATGCTTTCGTTGAAATTGCAATGCGCGGTGGAGCTAAGAAATTTGATACACTTGCCGCCCTTCGTAAAGAAGACAAAAAAGCATTCCAAGCAATCGCTAAAAACATTCGCGAAGATGGAGCGTTTATTGAGGCGGGTGAAAACGATAATCTAATCGTTCAAAAGCTTGAAGCTAATCCAGCTGCTCTCGGTATTTTTGGTTTCTCATTTTTGGATCAAAATGCTGATAAGCTCAAAGGGGCAAGTGTCGGTGGTGTGGAGCCCGAATTTGAGTTAATCGCAGCCGGTGATTATCCTATTTCACGATCACTCTTTTTCTATGTGAAAAAAGAACATGTTGGTGTGATATCCGGTATTGCTGAGTTTGTGGCTGAGTTCACCAATGCAGGCACATGGGGCGATGAGGGCTATCTTTCTGATAAAGGCTTGATCCCACTTCCCGAAGCTGATCGTGCTGCAATCGCTGAATCTGCTAAAAATTTGACCCCGCTTGCACTCTAGGGCGCGATGAGTATTTAACCTGCGCCGCCGGTCATCATTCTCTCATGATCGGCGGTGTGATTTTTGAAATTAGTTTTTGAAATTAAGTGTAAGGGCTGCCATCTATGGTGTTGATTAGTCAGATTGCTAGCGCTCTTTTCTCTTCTATTTTATTTTGGCTCGTTGTTGTTTTTGTGGCGGGCTATTTCATTGGCTGCAGGCGCGCTTTGAGCGTGGTTGAGGGAAATTCGCGTTCTCTCCATTCTCTTCCAGGTTATCATGGTTCTTATCTCGGCCTTTGGGCTGTTTTGCCCTCTTTAGCTCTTTTGATTGCTTGGTCACTTGGCCTGCCTCATTATATTGATGGCGCTATCAGTCATCAATTTGCTGATAAGCTTGCCTCTCTTTCATTGCCACAAAAGGAAGCCTTTTTGCGTGATGCGAAGGCGCTGGCAATAGGTGGGATCGCCAGTAATGGTGATGAGGTGCGTGTTGCGGCTGGGGCATATGTTTCATCACTGATGGCGGGCGCAAACTGGTTGTTGCGCGGGCTTGTTGTCTTGCTTGTTGCTGGCGGTTTTTACTATGGCTATGCGCAAATTACAGCTCATAAAAGAACGCGCCATGTGGTTGAGCGTGTCAGTATGGTGGCGCTTATTGCGGCCTCTGGTGTTGCCGTTTTAACGACTTTGGGCATTGTTTTGTCGTTGGTGTTTGAGTCTTATCTTTTCTTTCAAAAAGTGCCTTTTCTTGATTTTCTGTTTGGTATTCACTGGAGTCCGCAAAGCGCCTATGAGGCTGCTGGGGCATCACCTGCAGAATTGGCTGAAGCTGCAAAGCGAAATGGCGAAGTATTTGGTGCAATTCCTCTTCTTGCCGGAACATTACTGATCACAGTGATTGCTATTTCGGTGGCCGCTCCTGTTGGTCTTTTGGCTGCGATTTATCTCTCTGATTATGCGAGCACGCGTGTGCGCTCCATGGCTAAACCTATATTGGAAGTTTTGGCCGGTATCCCAACCGTGGTCTATGGCTTTTTCGCCGCTTTGACGGTTGCGCCTTTTATTAGGAATTTTTTTGACTGGCTGAGTATATATACGGATAGCTGGTTTGGTTTTGTTATTCCAGCGTCTTCCGAAAGTGCTTTGGCAGCGGGTGTTGTTATGGGGATCATGATTATTCCCTTTATCTCCTCCTTGTCGGATGATGTGATCAATGCGGTGCCGCAGGCCTTGCGTGATGGATCTGCGGGGCTTGGGGCGACGAAATCTGAAACTATTCGCAGGGTTGTGCTGCCAGCGGCTCTTCCGGGTATTGTGTCTGCACTCATTCTTGCGATTTCGCGGGCAATTGGCGAGACGATGATTGTGGTGATGGCAGCAGGCCTTGCCGCCAATTTGACCATCAACCCGCTTGAAGCTGTGACAACTGTGACGGTTCAGATTGTAACTCTTCTTGTGGGGGATCAGGAGTTTGATTCCGCTAAAACACTAGCCGCCTTCGCGCTTGGCTTGATGCTCTTTTGCGTTACGCTTGCGCTCAATATAGTCGCCCTTCGGGTAGTCCAAAAATACCGTGAGCAATATGACTGATCAATCGTCCTCCAAAGCGCAGGCGCCTGACCTGCATACCTCAAAGGCGGCACATGAGCGCCTCAAAGCGCGGTACCGCAGTGAGGCAAAGTTCAAATATGCGGGCATGAGTGCGGTTCTGCTTGCCGTTTTGTTTCTTGTGCTTTTGCTTTGGACCATTGTTGGAAATGCCTATTTGGCTTTCACCTATCACTATATGAATTTGCCAGTTTCACTTGAACAATCCGCCATTGATCCTGACCAAACGGGTGATGCGGTGATTATCGGTCAGGCAAATTATGGCGTCATTGCGCGTGATGCTATGAAGGCCGTTGTGCCTTTTGCAAAAGGGCGAAAAGATCGGCGGGCGCGCAATCGCCTGCTGACTTCTGATGCGGGGATTCAAATACGTGAAGCAGTATTGAGTGACCCCTTACTTATCGGCAGTAATGCGATAATTCCAGTTCAACTCGATGATGTTGGTGATCTTTATTTTAAAGACCAAGTGACAAAGCGCAAAACATTGTCAACCACAGGCATTGCCACTCCAACAGGGGTTGAGGGATCGATTAAAATTCTTTCAACGACGAATGATTTTGATGCAGTCAATCGAGTGATCAAGGATAACCTTGTCTTCGAATTGGAAAAACTTCGCGTCAAAATTAATGCTAAGGGACGTTCACAAATCAGACTTGAGGGTCAGATTACGGCGATGCAAGATCGGCTCAATGCTGCCAGCGGTAAAGAGCGGGAAGTTTTGCAATCACGGTTTGATGGCCTGAAGAATGATCTTCAAAACGCGATCTCTTTAATTGAGGCGGACACGAAAAAGGCTGAAGCGCTGGAAGCGCGGATTAAGGCCACAGGTGACAGCGAGCCACTTACGTCGCAAGTTCCGTCATTTATTATCCGTATTAATAGTGGCGTGGTGAAGGTGACAAATATTTCCAGCACTGGCGTCACCGGTGATGTTTTGGTGCCTTTGAAAACCAATGAAGCTGCGGCAAAGGGGGCTTGGTCTTTGGAGGTTATGGAAAAGCCAGAAGACAACCGAAAGCTCTCAGATAAAGAAATCGTATGGTTGGATTATATGAGGGAACAAGGGCTGATTGAATCGAAGTTCAATTCGGTGTTCTTTACATCAGGCGCCAGTCGCGAACCAGAACAAGCGGGTATTTTGGGTGCGATCATGGGATCGTTATATACGATGATTGTGACCTTGCTTCTATCCTTTCCGATTGGTGTGGCAGCTGCAATTTATCTTGAAGAATTTGCTCCAAAAAACAAACTCACCCAGATTATTGAAGTCAATATCAACAATCTGGCGGCGGTGCCTTCGATTGTGTTTGGTTTGCTTGGTCTTGCCATGTTCTTGAAT
This window of the Hyphomicrobiales bacterium genome carries:
- a CDS encoding substrate-binding domain-containing protein; translated protein: MKKTAILSVALGALLVSGAAQARDKISIVGSSTVFPFSTAVAEQFGKKTSFTTPVVEATGSGGGMKLFCSGVGEGSPDITNASRRIKDKEFTKCVENGVTPVEVKIGFDGIVLANAKSGETFSLTRKLIFQALAKNVPVDGKMVPNPYKKWSDIDASLPSLKIEVLGPPPTSGTRDAFVEIAMRGGAKKFDTLAALRKEDKKAFQAIAKNIREDGAFIEAGENDNLIVQKLEANPAALGIFGFSFLDQNADKLKGASVGGVEPEFELIAAGDYPISRSLFFYVKKEHVGVISGIAEFVAEFTNAGTWGDEGYLSDKGLIPLPEADRAAIAESAKNLTPLAL
- the pstC gene encoding phosphate ABC transporter permease subunit PstC → MVLISQIASALFSSILFWLVVVFVAGYFIGCRRALSVVEGNSRSLHSLPGYHGSYLGLWAVLPSLALLIAWSLGLPHYIDGAISHQFADKLASLSLPQKEAFLRDAKALAIGGIASNGDEVRVAAGAYVSSLMAGANWLLRGLVVLLVAGGFYYGYAQITAHKRTRHVVERVSMVALIAASGVAVLTTLGIVLSLVFESYLFFQKVPFLDFLFGIHWSPQSAYEAAGASPAELAEAAKRNGEVFGAIPLLAGTLLITVIAISVAAPVGLLAAIYLSDYASTRVRSMAKPILEVLAGIPTVVYGFFAALTVAPFIRNFFDWLSIYTDSWFGFVIPASSESALAAGVVMGIMIIPFISSLSDDVINAVPQALRDGSAGLGATKSETIRRVVLPAALPGIVSALILAISRAIGETMIVVMAAGLAANLTINPLEAVTTVTVQIVTLLVGDQEFDSAKTLAAFALGLMLFCVTLALNIVALRVVQKYREQYD